A window of Magallana gigas chromosome 8, xbMagGiga1.1, whole genome shotgun sequence genomic DNA:
ttttttcaatattgttcTACTTAAGATGGAGTATTCGATTTAATGGTATGAACATTctctttttgaaatttaatcgTTAAGAGTAAGTATATTCAAACAAACTAACATTAGGAGtggtttattttcaatttttcattatatttttcaaacaaaaatggtCTCCTACTCAAGATCTGGTGTATGTAAAACTCGGGCAGTGGCTGGcacactgaatttttttttaccttaataaattcactgaaatactaattttttatcaaagagacgtgtttttttcttcttttcagcCTTCTATGTAATGCATAAAGACATTTTCTACTTTTTATACCACAGACACCGATTCATTCTTGTAAGACCAGCGAAATTGCTGACAACATGTAAACtagataattaaaatgttttaatacatcaacatattacatatttttatcttaaCACATATATATGGAATAGTTACATATTGATCTGGAATTAACAGAATTTCCTTACCAAAAATTGGTTCGATCTTACTTTCCATGTGTCAAGATATTATAGCactctttgatttttatttgaacaACCTCTCGACAATCttgtatcttttaaaattatttttagtgcATACTGTCATTGCATTagatttttttggggggggggatttttttttaaaatttgttaactcGTTAAATTTGATAACTCGTTTCATTTATCACTTGAGTCAACAATCAATCGTAAAGATTTGAAATTGATCGACTCACTCTACCAAATTAGATACCACCATGACTTACCAGACAGAAATGCGTTACCTACTAAGATAAAAACCCGTACAATGTGCATATTGTCAGCGGGGGTTTCGTTAATATCGTTCGAGTCAGATGAGTATGAAATAATTAGAATACCTACAACTAGAAGGGAAAAATTCTTACCtttaattgattgattgattgttttTTAACGTCCcagttaattttttcattaaaactacCTCAGATGTCGGCGAAGGCACTCTGCTAAGCAATCTTTATCATGGCAGCGACAAATATGACATTacagatctttttttttttgaagtcaCTATAATAATTCTATTTAATTCGCTACATACATTATCTGTTACCTTTCAATATGAAGAAAAAGacaattcattaattatttttcgtTTGTTTCAGGAACACATTTTCTGTCGTTGGTTTATTGACAGACTATAGAAATATTAACATCAGGACATCAGAAATCTCCAAATAAAGAGATGAGAATACCCTTGATGTTGTTATGTGACAATTCATTGACATCTCATGTTTCACGGAGAACCTAAACCGGACCGTGCTTCATCTGGTTCAAAAATGGTTCATCAACCTGTCCTGGACGGGCGGTTCCGGAACCGGCAAAGCCATAGCAGCGAGAACCGTCATCATGTTTATTCTGACAATGATATGTCGCCCGAAGAAACATCTCCAAATTTCCTTCTTCCATTAACTAAGCGTGACTTTTACACGCGGAAGGATACAGCGCGCAAGAATCTCTTAGGGTACTTGTATACACGACAGCCTCAGCTTCACCGCAGCTATTCGTTCATCGCAGGCGAGAAACCGGTGAACGAACCCGGACTTCCGAAAATCGCCTCGTTCTCGCGAGAAAAGACGAATGCTGATCCAAATAAATCGAAAAGTCGAAGTTTTGATCTGACTCATCATGATGTTCATATTAGTCAATTCAAAGTGAGTCAAGTTCGTGAATTTCTAAAGTCAGGAAGTACAAGATCGAACCATAGTTTGATAAACGATGACGGAAGTCCTGAGAGATCCCGGAGTAATAGTAACAAAATATTCTTTCCGGATATAACGGAAGATGTGAACAACAACGATAAATATGTAAATGATGCATGTtcaaatgaagatttattcGAGAGACCTCAGAAAGGAGAAAAAGTGACAACATTTGTGCCATCTAGGCTTGTCGGAAACGAGGCAAAGCTATTCCCTTCCCGGCATAGACCTTTAACACCAAATCTACTGAAGAAATTGGACAGGTTAAAAATACCTAATCGAATTCGTACGAAGGACTGGATTGATATGTTACCTTCAGATACTAGAGCGTATATTGGAGAATCGCGTATTAATGCACAATATGTACCAGATGACATTAACGATTAACAATTGACCAATTACATTGTATGGACGCtttatttatgttaatttgTGTTACAGTTAATATAAAGAAATCCGCGAGAAGAGAGAAAAATTATGTATATTGTATAAGAAACACCACTGTTATGGCGtctatatcattaaaaaatcaattttcatctCACTAGGAGCTTTACatgcaattaaaaattttcagcTTTATTCGATTAGCAGAATTGCAAAATGGATTTAAATACCACGTCCTTAACCTataggtacatacatgtagataaatgaTCAATTGGTTTTCGTACAATGGCGAATTATCTGAATTATAGCAGCGAAACATCCAAGTTTTCCGACCGTTTCTAGTGTTTTTCGCGTCTCTTGACGACACGTTCCATTCTGAGTTACAATTTAGTCAAAGGTGCGTAACTCTTGAAAGGATATGTAAAGTACATacttgaaaaaatcatttttaatttttactttatcaacTGACCAATCCCGGCAAGTGTTTGGTGCTGCATctttttgttaactttattaattaaaattgattttttggaCACTAAAATCAATcttttggagagaaaaaaaaacatcgaaGATGGATGTTTTCCGGTACTGCGAAAGTCCCTattgttggaaatttttttcgCACCTTTTTTTTATCCAACAATTTAAATACAGAGTTACAACGATCGATTATAATTTTGTCGtttcttttgaatattttatttatgaaaaacattTGTTCGATGCTTTATTTCTCTCACATTTAAGATTTCTTTACTTGGAAACCATCTTTTCAATAATCGTaaacttatttatttcttatttgtaAATGCTATCCGAtaagatttaaatttgtatattagtataaataataatagcaataagtttcaaagaaatttatgtttaatatctaattcacttttaacattCTCAGTCATATATTCATAGGGTGCAACAATATTAAATCTCCAAAAAGGGAGACAGAAaagtttatatatacaatatacctTTAAAACAAAGTAGCATCAATTGTCGTGTAAAAAAACACACATAAAACGTATATTAAACCACtggttatttacaaaatattgagtttttatttaaaaggataaagtttgacaaaaattattataatcattaaaTAAACACTGAACAGATGCGGGTAGAAAAAAAGATCGAATTGATTCACAGAAATCTGACATTATTTTTCACGCGATGAAAAAATATACCACAACCTAACGATACAGATTACTGgtaggggatttttttttaatcattagaaaatGTATAATGCAAGGTATCTCCTGCTTATAGTATATGTAACAGAaaactcatttttatttttaaaatatataacgccAGGTGCCTGTACAAGTGCctgtatacattgtacatgtacgtgtaataGAGTGTACTCttttaatctgaaaaaaaataattattcaccAGAAGCTTCTGGCGGCCTTCATGCAATATGGAAtacattgttgattttttaaaaaaaatggtgtaTGAAGACGTCAAGTGCTTTTGCATTATATCTTACAAAATGTTAgggtttctttaaaattgtgcgTTCTGTCACATGGGATATGCAGGATTTGGTGGGTAGGCAGGGTGTATGCCCCCGCTAACATGCGCGGGGTACTGAGGCGGGGGGTACTGAGGGTACCCTGCCGGTTGGTTGTACATGGGAGGCGGAGGGGCGTGGCTGAATCCTTGGGCTCCGGTAGGGTACATCGTCATTGATGTCCCAGAGTACTGGTTCTGTGTGTTGGAAtgcactgtaaaaaaaaataacacttaGATGGATTAAAGTATAtgtaatgaaattgaaaatgtacTGGTGGATATAAATTGAtggaaaattgaaatattagaaTACGCGTATGATATTGAACGgtaatgtttaatttaatacattaaGGTTAATAACTGttaattatttctaatttaaaagtTTGCATAAGCACTGAAGGCAAATTGTaattagaaacaaaaaatattaatacgATGTTCGTGTAAAACTAGCACTGGTATTACTTTCACACAGATAGATCGTTTAATTTGATACTGATTTTACAGTACAGgtcaaaagttttaaatttgatcccatttaattaattttaagtgCATGAACTTTTTACCTATAGTGACGCCAGTTGTGTTGGTGTTGAATGGCGCGATTATTGCCCCTCTTGAGCGCTTGTTCTTTTTGACAATACACACCACCACCCCCGCAATAATGGCCACGCATATTATTGCCCCAACTACTGCCCCGGCGATCGTACCACCGCTGTAAAACggaagaaattaaaatgaaattgttcaAATAGCTACTTAGTTCAATGGCCGTCTTTTCCTGCTAGTAAACCTAATCtcttagaattttaaaacaagattttaatcatttcaaaattattgcaaATGATTAAACAGTTCCGGACtgaaaaacagtaaaatatCGGTAAGCGTTTGCAATAGAACCATTCTAgataacaggagcttggactttgggtagttggtgtcaaactgcaatgtgacgtaggcctgtctatttcattgtaggccactcagccactgctctttgaaatcaacaagatttgtctggcttttgagctaagactactcaatcggtgtatatttcacctgaagccagcgtcattttaacttgttttgacgcaataaatagatagttacatcctactgaaagtccaaggccttgttaaaatggttctattaaaaaaaaagagacacaataaaaatgacaatattgtaatttatcTTTAACTCGATGATTCTTCTTGCAAGGTGGTCATAGCatataaggtttaaaaaaacatataaggtaaaaaagaaatcatcaaTTTTgctttgatgaaaaaatatcgAAAAACGAAATTTGCAGCTCGGATAGTGTAGACAGAACAGGAAGATAATATGGTACAATATTTctattacaaaatttatttcctGAACTGGtttcaagatcgtagcagctCCCTAGTCACCACATGTATGATCATGAACGATATGCTAACTTATAGCCATAACAGCATTAATTATTCAGTAGGGCTTGTACGATCTTGATAACCCAAAATATATGACGGTTTCCTGGCTTGTAAAATTGTTGACGTTTTACTTACCAGGAAGTTTACAATCGATAAA
This region includes:
- the LOC117690268 gene encoding cysteine and tyrosine-rich protein 1, whose translation is MDNLLILLLSTLVSYILAGEICYFRNYFGVRGSKYCYSSCCGTYYNRYCCYRTSGGTIAGAVVGAIICVAIIAGVVVCIVKKNKRSRGAIIAPFNTNTTGVTIVHSNTQNQYSGTSMTMYPTGAQGFSHAPPPPMYNQPAGYPQYPPPQYPAHVSGGIHPAYPPNPAYPM
- the LOC109619214 gene encoding uncharacterized protein → MFHGEPKPDRASSGSKMVHQPVLDGRFRNRQSHSSENRHHVYSDNDMSPEETSPNFLLPLTKRDFYTRKDTARKNLLGYLYTRQPQLHRSYSFIAGEKPVNEPGLPKIASFSREKTNADPNKSKSRSFDLTHHDVHISQFKVSQVREFLKSGSTRSNHSLINDDGSPERSRSNSNKIFFPDITEDVNNNDKYVNDACSNEDLFERPQKGEKVTTFVPSRLVGNEAKLFPSRHRPLTPNLLKKLDRLKIPNRIRTKDWIDMLPSDTRAYIGESRINAQYVPDDIND